From Oryza sativa Japonica Group chromosome 4, ASM3414082v1, one genomic window encodes:
- the LOC4336834 gene encoding transcription factor MYB41, with protein MGRSPCCCHDAGVKKGPWTEEEDRALVEHIKKQGGHVGSWRGLPRAAGLNRCGKSCRLRWTNYLRPDIRRGNFSDDEERLIIRLHAALGNKWSTIATHLDGRTDNEIKNYWNTHIKKKLLRMGIDPVTHQRLPPDLLADGGGLGAASPLLSPPGPAAAAALQPLLSAVASLGSLDTALRQFQLLQHLLNSITSSSSDVAATAGLMATNLAATNTMVNSSSNVASFQEQMNALAHANYQPGYLRDVVPSFPGQDMAPQLNSTSSTPSTAPVLRSSAEPADQCCNDAALVPETYPREVAASVDHWKVQDFPSLEPLELPNLSTLESDLDPFWKEILESSFRS; from the exons ATGGGGAGGTCGCCGTGCTGCTGCCACGACGCCGGGGTGAAGAAAGGGCCgtggacggaggaggaggacaggGCGCTGGTGGAGCACATCAAGAAGCAGGGCGGGCACGTCGGAAGCTGGCGCGGCCTTCCCCGGGCGGCGGGGCTCAACCGCTGCGGCAAGAGCTGCCGCCTCCGCTGGACCAACTACCTCCGCCCCGACATCCGCCGCGGCAACTtctccgacgacgaggagcgcCTCATCATCCGCCTGCACGCCGCCCTCGGCAACAA gtgGTCGACGATCGCGACGCACCTGGACGGGAGGACGGACAACGAGATCAAGAACTACTGGAACACGCACATCAAGAAGAAGCTGCTGCGAATGGGCATCGACCCCGTCACCCACCAGCGCCTGCCACccgacctcctcgccgacggcggcggcctcggcgccgcctcccctctcctctcgccgccggggccggcggcggcggcggcgctccagcCTCTCCTCTCGGCGGTGGCGAGCCTCGGGAGCCTCGACACCGCGCTGAGGCAGTTCCAGCTGCTGCAGCACCTGCTGAATTCCATCACCTCCTCTAGCAGCGACGTCGCTGCGACTGCTGGTCTCATGGCCACCAACCTAGCTGCAACAAACACCATGGTGAACTCGAGCAGCAACGTCGCAAGCTTCCAGGAGCAGATGAACGCATTGGCACATGCAAACTACCAGCCAGGTTATCTCCGTGATGTCGTCCCAAGCTTTCCAGGGCAAGACATGGCGCCGCAACTGAACAGTACTAGCAGTACACCTAGTACGGCTCCAGTGCTCAGATCAAGCGCTGAACCGGCTGATCAGTGCTGCAACGATGCTGCATTGGTGCCTGAAACTTATCCACGGGAAGTGGCAGCATCTGTTGATCACTGGAAGGTGCAGGATTTTCCCAGCTTGGAGCCCCTGGAGCTACCAAATCTATCAACTCTGGAGAGTGATCTTGATCCGTTCTGGAAAGAGATACTAGAAAGCAGCTTCCGTTCATAA